The following proteins come from a genomic window of Gallalistipes aquisgranensis:
- a CDS encoding DUF4837 family protein — translation MKNMRKILCFGALSLLLGGCGAPNKQITSSGGLYEIFVVCPKEKWDGRLGDTIRSILQEPVPMINQLEPIYDLFYVPNYTGLVMRHRNLLTIKTGSDYAEPSMTASYDVDAAPQIIVSVTGPSDSAVVAYMSGHRYELQTIFELAERERAIAQGKKHYERELVELIRRKFDMQMQVPTGYKLRQESPDFLWISYELPLASQGFFIYSYPYTGKADFTVGALLARRNEFAARIPGPSDSSYMATYPDALPDLKHVRIDGRYWAEMRGFWEVHGDFMGGPFISYSTLNLTTNRVTTIDMYVYSPKKPKRNYLRQLENLIYTVSFPDDEAKVKRQAETGK, via the coding sequence ATGAAAAATATGCGAAAGATTCTTTGTTTCGGAGCACTCTCCCTTCTGCTGGGCGGTTGCGGGGCGCCCAACAAGCAGATCACTTCGAGCGGCGGCCTGTACGAAATCTTCGTGGTCTGCCCCAAAGAGAAGTGGGACGGACGGCTGGGCGATACGATCCGTTCCATCCTGCAGGAACCCGTGCCGATGATCAACCAGCTCGAACCGATCTATGACCTGTTCTACGTGCCGAACTATACGGGGCTGGTGATGCGCCACCGCAACCTGCTGACGATCAAGACTGGTTCCGATTACGCCGAGCCCTCCATGACGGCCTCCTACGATGTGGATGCGGCGCCGCAGATCATCGTTTCGGTCACCGGACCTTCCGATTCCGCGGTGGTCGCCTACATGTCCGGGCACCGCTACGAATTGCAGACCATTTTCGAACTGGCCGAGCGCGAGCGGGCCATCGCCCAGGGTAAAAAGCATTACGAGCGCGAACTGGTGGAGCTGATCCGCCGGAAATTCGACATGCAGATGCAGGTGCCCACCGGGTACAAACTCCGTCAGGAGAGCCCCGATTTTCTCTGGATTTCCTACGAACTGCCGCTGGCGAGCCAGGGATTTTTCATATACAGCTATCCCTATACGGGGAAGGCGGATTTCACGGTGGGGGCTCTGCTGGCCCGACGCAACGAATTCGCCGCACGGATTCCGGGGCCCTCCGACAGCTCCTACATGGCCACCTATCCCGATGCCCTGCCCGATCTGAAACACGTGCGGATCGACGGCCGCTATTGGGCCGAGATGCGCGGTTTCTGGGAGGTGCACGGCGACTTCATGGGCGGTCCCTTCATCAGCTATTCCACGCTGAACCTTACCACGAACCGGGTGACCACCATCGACATGTACGTCTATTCGCCCAAGAAGCCCAAAAGGAACTACCTGCGCCAGCTGGAGAACCTGATCTACACGGTCAGCTTCCCCGACGACGAGGCGAAGGTCAAACGGCAGGCCGAAACGGGAAAATAG
- a CDS encoding polysaccharide deacetylase family protein produces the protein MFPSLRWNMAGDERVFLTFDDGPTPGITEWILEQLSNYDAKATFFCLGKNAEQYPDLYRQIVETGHRIGNHTYSHQKGWGMSLERYVEDVDFANQILKTDLFRPPYGRIKPVQLRVLSERYNIILWNVLSRDYSRVVSPRKCLRNVTRQVGPGSIVVFHDSHKAFRNLRYALPRTLDYLKKQGLECAAIDL, from the coding sequence ATGTTCCCTTCGCTCAGATGGAACATGGCGGGCGACGAGCGGGTGTTCCTCACCTTCGATGACGGTCCCACGCCCGGAATCACGGAGTGGATTCTGGAACAGTTGTCCAATTACGATGCCAAAGCCACGTTCTTCTGCCTGGGCAAGAACGCCGAGCAGTACCCCGACCTGTACCGGCAGATCGTGGAGACGGGACACCGCATCGGAAACCACACGTACAGCCATCAGAAAGGGTGGGGCATGAGCCTCGAACGCTACGTGGAGGACGTGGACTTCGCCAACCAGATTCTGAAAACCGACCTGTTCCGCCCGCCCTACGGCCGTATCAAGCCCGTGCAGCTGCGGGTGCTTTCGGAACGTTACAACATCATCCTGTGGAACGTGCTGAGCCGCGATTACAGCCGCGTGGTCTCTCCCCGCAAATGCCTGCGCAACGTCACCCGACAGGTGGGACCCGGTTCGATCGTGGTGTTCCACGACTCCCACAAGGCGTTCCGCAACCTGCGCTACGCCCTGCCCCGCACGCTCGACTACCTGAAAAAGCAGGGGCTCGAGTGTGCCGCCATCGACCTGTGA
- the efp gene encoding elongation factor P: MATTADLKNGMCIELNGKTFMVVEFQHVKPGKGPAFVRTKLKNLENGRTIDNTFTAGVNIEPVRVERRPYQYLYEDDMGCNFMHTETFEQIQIPREMIENSDLMREGQVVEVMFHTEKETVLSAELPPIVDMEVTYTEPGIKGDTASTNSLKPATVDTGATVRVPLFINTGEKIRVDTRTREYYERIK, from the coding sequence ATGGCTACAACCGCTGATCTCAAAAACGGCATGTGCATCGAGCTGAACGGCAAAACCTTCATGGTGGTCGAATTTCAGCACGTGAAACCGGGCAAGGGTCCCGCTTTCGTCCGCACGAAACTCAAAAACCTGGAAAACGGCCGCACCATCGACAACACCTTCACGGCCGGCGTCAATATCGAACCCGTGCGTGTGGAGCGCCGTCCCTACCAGTACCTCTACGAGGACGACATGGGCTGCAACTTCATGCACACCGAAACGTTCGAACAGATCCAGATTCCGCGCGAGATGATCGAGAACTCCGACCTGATGCGCGAGGGACAGGTGGTGGAGGTGATGTTCCACACCGAAAAGGAGACGGTTCTCTCGGCCGAACTGCCCCCGATCGTGGACATGGAAGTGACCTACACCGAGCCCGGCATCAAGGGCGACACCGCATCGACCAACTCGCTCAAGCCCGCCACGGTGGATACGGGCGCCACGGTACGCGTCCCCCTGTTCATCAATACGGGCGAAAAAATCCGGGTGGACACCCGCACCCGCGAATACTACGAGCGGATCAAATAA
- a CDS encoding zinc-binding dehydrogenase codes for MLAYTYVERGKFELREKPVPELKDARDAIVRVPHADRGLNRIPDTVSDEQALLTGDVLATGFWAVRISEITEEETVLIIGAGPTGICTLLCAMLKRPKRIIVCEKSPERMRFVREHYPDVSVIDPQHCREYVLRHSDHGGADRVLEVAGTEETFRLAWECARPNAVVTVVALYDRPQTLPLPDMYGKNLTFKTGGVDGCDCDEILRLIGEGKIDTTPLITHRFPLDEIGEAYRIFENRLDEVIKVAVSEKQAGR; via the coding sequence ATGCTTGCCTACACCTATGTCGAACGGGGAAAGTTCGAACTGAGGGAGAAACCGGTACCCGAACTGAAAGACGCCCGCGACGCCATCGTGCGCGTGCCCCATGCCGACCGGGGACTGAACCGGATTCCGGATACGGTAAGCGACGAACAGGCCTTGCTGACGGGAGACGTGCTCGCAACGGGATTCTGGGCCGTCCGCATTTCGGAGATCACCGAAGAGGAGACCGTTCTCATCATCGGCGCCGGTCCGACGGGCATCTGCACCCTGCTCTGTGCCATGCTGAAACGGCCGAAACGGATCATCGTCTGCGAAAAATCGCCCGAACGGATGCGATTCGTCCGCGAGCACTATCCCGACGTGTCGGTCATCGACCCGCAGCACTGCCGGGAATACGTACTCCGGCACAGCGACCACGGCGGCGCGGACCGCGTGCTGGAGGTAGCCGGAACCGAAGAGACCTTCCGCCTGGCATGGGAGTGCGCCCGGCCCAACGCCGTCGTCACCGTCGTCGCCCTGTACGACAGGCCCCAGACGCTTCCCCTGCCCGACATGTACGGCAAGAACCTCACCTTCAAGACGGGCGGGGTGGACGGATGCGACTGCGACGAAATCCTTCGCCTGATCGGGGAGGGAAAGATCGACACCACGCCGCTCATCACCCACAGGTTTCCGCTGGACGAGATCGGGGAGGCCTACCGCATCTTCGAAAACAGACTGGACGAGGTCATCAAAGTGGCCGTATCGGAAAAACAGGCCGGACGATAG
- a CDS encoding GNAT family N-acetyltransferase, with the protein MREEDFLFREAAPADLPAVAEIIRLAKERMRQAGSLQWQDGYPAREDMERDLVRGYGRVLEYGGRVAAYGAVVFDGEPAYEAIDGAWTGASPYVAVHRLAVSGDMLGRGVATLFMRRTEELAHGRGIRSFRVDTNFDNRPMLKMLGRLGFVRCGEVKYGEDSRLAFEKVW; encoded by the coding sequence ATGAGGGAGGAGGATTTCCTTTTCAGAGAGGCCGCTCCGGCCGACCTGCCGGCCGTGGCGGAGATCATCCGGCTGGCGAAGGAGCGGATGCGGCAGGCCGGATCGCTCCAGTGGCAGGACGGTTATCCCGCCCGGGAGGATATGGAGCGCGATCTGGTGCGGGGATACGGCCGGGTGTTGGAGTACGGGGGGAGGGTGGCCGCCTACGGTGCCGTGGTGTTCGACGGGGAACCGGCCTACGAAGCGATAGACGGGGCGTGGACCGGAGCGTCTCCCTACGTGGCGGTACATCGTCTGGCGGTCTCCGGCGACATGCTGGGACGCGGCGTGGCGACCCTTTTCATGCGGCGGACGGAGGAGCTGGCACACGGCCGCGGCATCCGTTCCTTCCGCGTGGATACGAATTTCGACAACCGTCCGATGCTGAAGATGCTCGGCCGCCTGGGGTTCGTCCGGTGCGGGGAGGTGAAGTATGGAGAGGATTCCCGGCTGGCTTTCGAAAAGGTCTGGTGA
- a CDS encoding DUF4435 domain-containing protein: MSKRYKKRERAGRPEGWAYEQKPVFRPLRLPLGERARLVRVFVEGYEDVAFWRGIFDHYETPELRFEISVPPREDLAKGKKVLMGMIPDSCEELLLCVDSDFDYLFSDRTQQSVLVNRSPFMFHTYAYATENFLCYAPSLHSVCVKATKNDTRIFDFETFLTAYSQTIYPLFLWYAYSAQLSTENVFTLLDFKSSVKLNYLEVEENGRGTLEWLGRQVEKRVSSLRHHHPGWDADLDAFGRALARRGVTPDNVYLFMQGHTLMNNVVIVMLHSVCECLKSMTNEKIASSQKRGTALRNELSNYNNSLRSVRDILLDNEKYKECFLYRKLERDIEKYIASLK, translated from the coding sequence ATGAGCAAGCGATACAAGAAAAGAGAGCGGGCCGGGCGCCCGGAAGGGTGGGCCTACGAACAGAAGCCCGTGTTCAGGCCGCTGCGCCTGCCGCTGGGCGAGCGGGCCCGGCTGGTGCGGGTTTTCGTGGAGGGTTACGAGGACGTGGCTTTCTGGCGGGGGATTTTCGACCATTACGAAACCCCGGAACTCCGTTTCGAGATCAGCGTGCCGCCCCGCGAAGACCTCGCCAAGGGGAAAAAAGTGCTGATGGGGATGATTCCCGACAGCTGCGAGGAGTTGTTGCTGTGCGTGGACAGCGATTTCGACTACCTCTTTTCCGACCGCACCCAACAGTCGGTGCTGGTCAACCGTTCGCCCTTCATGTTCCATACCTATGCCTACGCCACCGAGAATTTTCTCTGTTACGCCCCCTCTCTGCACAGCGTCTGCGTGAAGGCCACCAAGAACGATACCCGGATTTTCGATTTCGAAACCTTTCTGACCGCCTATTCGCAGACGATCTATCCGCTTTTTCTGTGGTATGCCTATTCGGCCCAGCTCAGCACGGAAAACGTCTTCACGCTGCTCGATTTCAAAAGCAGCGTGAAGCTGAACTACCTGGAGGTGGAGGAGAACGGACGGGGAACGCTGGAATGGCTCGGCCGCCAGGTGGAGAAGCGCGTCTCCTCGCTCCGGCACCACCATCCCGGATGGGACGCCGATCTGGACGCCTTCGGCCGGGCCCTCGCGCGGCGGGGCGTCACCCCCGACAACGTCTATCTCTTCATGCAGGGCCACACGCTCATGAACAACGTGGTGATCGTGATGCTCCACTCCGTATGCGAGTGTCTCAAATCCATGACCAACGAGAAGATCGCCTCTTCCCAGAAACGCGGTACCGCCCTGCGCAACGAACTGAGCAACTACAACAACTCCCTGCGCAGCGTGCGCGACATCCTGCTCGACAACGAGAAGTACAAGGAGTGTTTCCTCTACCGAAAACTGGAGCGGGACATCGAGAAATACATCGCTTCGCTGAAATGA
- a CDS encoding translation initiation factor — protein MGNNDWKSRLNVVYSTNPDFVYDTGESETETLPPQQQELRVWLDRRQRAGKQVTLVRGFVGSNDDLKELAALLKNRCGTGGSAKEGEIIIQGDFRDRVVDILVKAGYKAKKAGG, from the coding sequence ATGGGCAACAACGACTGGAAATCGAGGCTGAACGTGGTCTACTCGACCAATCCCGATTTCGTGTACGATACCGGGGAGAGCGAAACGGAGACGCTCCCCCCGCAGCAGCAGGAGCTGCGGGTGTGGCTCGACCGCCGACAGCGGGCCGGCAAGCAGGTGACGCTGGTCAGGGGGTTCGTCGGCAGCAACGACGACCTGAAGGAGCTGGCCGCCCTGCTCAAAAACAGGTGCGGAACGGGCGGTTCGGCCAAGGAGGGCGAGATCATCATCCAGGGCGACTTCCGCGACCGGGTGGTGGACATACTCGTCAAGGCCGGATACAAAGCCAAAAAAGCAGGCGGATGA
- a CDS encoding DUF2268 domain-containing protein: MRTFLRKTVLFALTLVPLGAAAQYYDLGQSPASIRWKQIRTPWNRFIFPENYQGQALRLMKYLDTIRPVIGHGFRYGPMRMPVVMHTQNFASNGLVMWAPKRMELIVPPNIETCAEPWLKQLATHEYRHSVQFNNTNRHFIKALSYVVGQQGSLVGAALLPLWLMEGDAVMAETELSTFGRGLQPSFTIDYRALSGQKNDFLRQSAGRKTTGREYRRALASGEPANRWDRFAIDKWFCGSYKDHIPDHYHVGYQIATYSYTRYGENIWNRVADYGSRYPFLIFTTKIALHRHYRTSVNKLFRAAFDDLDRYWDSLPRTEDDTRIVPTPRTSFTTYTSPIPTGPYTLLALKSDLDRYSRIVEIDTRTGAERTIRHTGQVSTPPTLADGRLLWTEYRPSTLWDQRINSQLCYLDLGTGKSGTVRGRRRTLFPVPLPDGATARAEYDYDGTYTITDGKTRCTLPDTVSVHGLAWDDLTRRLYFIGLSDGGMWIGAVGNPGGTEGFSVVKPASYSTLSNLRAEGGKLYFGSIQSGKDEAHLYDLTTRQEYRITSSRYGSFAPAPFPGGREAAVTTYTPEGYLIATRTTDPDSLAAVADPRPRNVVNPPRRRWNVDFNIDTVRADTSDNVRIERFRKGFNMLNVHSWAPLGFDPDGVVGEESLNIHLGASLISQSLLNNTFAHLMYAWTEKGSQVAGRIRYYGFAPKIEVEARYGGGDQLAYLPTVITSVPGDPDTSPENPSKPGQKPDPEPSDTDRPEIALPATPSLKNYFDVSLRLFMPILLDAGYHIRYLTPDIELSHNNALLYDPAGNGYDHGMQKLSVSLQYIDNVRMAHRDFLPRWGYAVRLSSVSDPFNRNFGKLWSAYVRGYLPGAALHHSIRLRAAYQYQHAGYYNYRQKEVFPRGADYDIAPRRYLGTSVDYQLPLCYPDGGITSIVYFKRIRLNLTGDYARFQNHRGVMGNVYSYGGELIFDLNVLRTPSAATTSFSVSVYKPSDRRGCMAGVNLAIPL, from the coding sequence ATGAGAACTTTCCTGCGGAAAACGGTCCTCTTCGCCCTGACGCTGGTTCCCCTCGGCGCCGCAGCCCAGTATTACGATCTGGGACAGTCGCCCGCCTCGATCCGGTGGAAACAGATCCGCACGCCGTGGAACCGGTTCATCTTTCCCGAAAACTACCAGGGACAGGCCCTGCGGCTGATGAAGTACCTCGATACGATACGGCCCGTCATCGGCCACGGTTTCCGGTACGGCCCCATGCGGATGCCGGTGGTGATGCACACCCAGAACTTCGCCTCGAACGGCCTGGTCATGTGGGCCCCGAAACGGATGGAGCTGATCGTGCCCCCGAACATCGAGACCTGCGCGGAACCGTGGCTCAAGCAGCTGGCCACGCACGAGTACCGCCACTCGGTGCAGTTCAACAACACCAACCGTCACTTCATCAAGGCGCTCAGCTACGTGGTCGGCCAGCAGGGATCGCTCGTGGGCGCCGCCCTGCTCCCGCTCTGGCTCATGGAGGGCGACGCCGTGATGGCCGAAACGGAGCTGTCCACCTTCGGACGGGGACTGCAACCCTCCTTCACCATCGACTACCGCGCCCTGAGCGGACAGAAGAACGACTTCCTGCGGCAGAGTGCCGGCCGGAAAACGACCGGCCGGGAGTACCGCCGGGCCCTCGCCTCCGGAGAGCCCGCGAACCGCTGGGACCGTTTCGCGATCGACAAATGGTTCTGCGGCTCCTACAAGGACCACATCCCCGACCACTACCATGTCGGATACCAGATCGCCACCTACTCCTACACCCGCTACGGGGAGAACATCTGGAACCGGGTGGCCGACTACGGTTCGCGCTACCCCTTCCTCATCTTCACCACCAAGATCGCCCTGCACCGCCACTACCGCACCTCGGTGAACAAACTGTTCCGGGCCGCGTTCGACGACCTCGACCGTTACTGGGACTCGCTGCCCCGGACGGAAGACGACACCCGCATCGTTCCCACGCCCCGCACGAGCTTCACCACCTACACTTCGCCGATCCCCACCGGTCCCTACACGCTGCTGGCTCTGAAAAGCGATCTGGACCGTTATTCGAGGATCGTGGAGATCGACACCCGCACGGGCGCCGAACGGACGATCCGCCACACGGGACAGGTGAGCACGCCGCCCACCCTCGCGGACGGACGGCTCCTGTGGACCGAATACCGGCCCAGCACGCTGTGGGACCAGCGGATCAACTCCCAGCTCTGTTACCTCGACCTCGGCACCGGAAAAAGCGGCACGGTGCGGGGCCGGCGGCGCACGCTCTTTCCCGTCCCGCTGCCGGACGGGGCGACCGCCCGTGCCGAATACGACTACGACGGCACCTACACCATCACGGACGGAAAAACGCGCTGCACGCTTCCCGACACGGTCTCCGTGCACGGACTGGCCTGGGACGACCTCACGCGCCGCCTCTATTTCATCGGGCTGAGCGACGGGGGCATGTGGATCGGGGCGGTCGGAAACCCCGGCGGAACGGAGGGATTCTCCGTGGTCAAACCCGCTTCGTACAGCACCCTGTCCAACCTGCGGGCGGAGGGAGGAAAACTCTACTTCGGCTCGATCCAGTCGGGAAAGGACGAAGCCCATCTGTACGACCTGACCACACGGCAGGAGTACCGCATCACCTCGTCGCGCTACGGCTCCTTCGCGCCAGCACCTTTCCCGGGAGGCAGAGAGGCCGCAGTGACCACCTACACCCCGGAGGGTTACCTGATTGCCACACGCACGACCGATCCCGACTCCCTCGCGGCGGTCGCCGATCCCCGTCCCCGGAACGTGGTCAATCCGCCGCGCAGACGCTGGAACGTGGACTTCAACATCGACACGGTACGGGCCGACACGTCGGACAACGTGCGGATCGAACGGTTCCGCAAGGGATTCAACATGCTCAACGTACACAGCTGGGCCCCGCTGGGATTCGACCCGGACGGCGTGGTGGGCGAAGAGAGCCTCAACATCCATCTGGGCGCCTCCCTCATCTCGCAAAGCCTGCTGAACAACACGTTCGCCCACCTGATGTACGCCTGGACGGAAAAGGGCTCGCAGGTGGCCGGCCGGATACGCTACTACGGTTTCGCCCCGAAGATCGAAGTGGAGGCCCGTTACGGAGGAGGCGACCAGCTCGCCTATCTGCCCACGGTCATCACCTCCGTTCCGGGCGATCCGGACACCTCGCCCGAAAACCCGTCCAAACCGGGACAGAAACCCGACCCCGAACCCTCGGACACCGACCGGCCGGAGATCGCGCTGCCGGCGACCCCGTCGCTGAAAAACTATTTCGACGTCTCGCTGCGGCTGTTCATGCCGATCCTGCTCGACGCAGGCTACCACATCCGGTATCTAACGCCCGACATCGAACTCTCCCACAACAACGCCCTGCTCTACGACCCGGCCGGAAACGGATACGACCACGGCATGCAGAAGTTGTCGGTCTCGCTGCAATACATCGACAACGTGCGGATGGCGCACCGGGACTTCCTGCCCCGCTGGGGATACGCCGTCCGGCTGAGTTCCGTCTCCGACCCGTTCAACCGCAATTTCGGCAAACTGTGGAGCGCCTACGTGCGGGGATACCTGCCCGGCGCGGCACTCCATCACAGCATCCGGCTGAGGGCCGCCTACCAGTACCAGCATGCCGGATACTACAACTACCGGCAGAAGGAGGTCTTCCCCCGGGGGGCGGACTACGACATCGCGCCGCGGCGTTACCTGGGCACCTCGGTCGATTACCAGCTGCCGCTCTGCTATCCGGACGGGGGCATCACCTCGATCGTCTATTTCAAGCGTATCCGCCTGAACCTGACGGGCGACTACGCCCGGTTCCAGAACCACCGGGGCGTCATGGGGAACGTCTACTCCTACGGCGGTGAGCTGATCTTCGACCTGAACGTACTGCGCACACCCTCGGCGGCCACCACCTCGTTCAGCGTCTCGGTCTACAAGCCGAGCGACCGCCGGGGATGCATGGCCGGAGTCAACCTGGCGATCCCCCTGTAA
- a CDS encoding penicillin-binding protein 1A translates to MDRKKIIASLQTPKAVKWFWIVVTAPFALLLLLLLLTAAGLFGKLPSFEELENPKSNISTEIYSEDGQMIGSFYVQNRSYVDYDEISPNLVAALISTEDSRFYSHSGIDFISLARVGVKTLALGNRSQGGGSTITQQLAKNLFPRDTSIYSNPFSRNGKLVLAKLKEWITAVKLEYNYTKEEIIAMYLNIVPYGSNAFGIKSAAQTFFNKLPSEVSVEEAALLVGVVNAPTKYSPVRNPERALARRNTVIDRMEANGYLTRTQRDSLKQVPITLDYHPISHNMGSGTYFREMLRTVMTARRPEPSDYYNEWDYRQAAREWEENPLYGWCNKNMKADGTPYNIYRDGLKIYTTINSSMQRYAEKAVAEQMSKEVQPAMERQYKRTGKLFIGVDREGAEKIVRSAMRYTDRYRTLKARGASQAEIDKAFDTPVEMRVFSYRGDIDTVMTPRDSILYHKRMMRCSFMALDPSTGHLKAYVGGPDFRYFKYDMVRQGKRQVGSTIKPFIYTFAIEHLGFNPCTLVPNLPTTIETDTGDAWTPKEAGNVVYDGALKPLKWGLANSRNNYSAWIMKQAKQPVAVADFIHKMGIRSYIDPVYALCLGTPDVSLYEMVSAYATFANRGVYTDPIFVTRIEDRHGNLIASFTPTSNDAVSEQTAYTMLGMLKNVVNAGTAGRLRWMFKFTGDMGGKTGTSQNNSDAWFIGVTPKLVAGAWVGGEDRSVHLYSRAEGSIMALPIYGKFMQQVYADPKLGIKQTDTFPLPVGAVTYECDSEAAAEPVPQEGGDEFFD, encoded by the coding sequence ATGGACCGGAAAAAGATCATCGCTTCGCTTCAGACGCCCAAAGCCGTCAAATGGTTCTGGATTGTCGTCACGGCACCCTTCGCCCTGTTGCTGCTGCTGTTGCTGCTCACGGCGGCCGGACTTTTCGGCAAACTGCCCTCGTTCGAGGAGCTGGAAAACCCGAAAAGCAACATATCGACCGAAATCTACTCCGAGGACGGACAGATGATCGGTTCGTTCTACGTGCAGAACCGGTCCTATGTCGACTACGACGAAATTTCGCCCAACCTGGTGGCGGCGCTCATCTCCACGGAGGATTCCCGGTTCTACTCCCATTCGGGCATCGACTTCATCTCGCTGGCCCGCGTGGGCGTGAAAACCCTGGCCCTGGGCAACCGCAGCCAGGGCGGCGGCAGCACCATCACCCAGCAGCTGGCCAAGAACCTCTTTCCGCGCGACACGTCGATTTACTCGAATCCCTTCTCGCGCAACGGAAAGCTGGTGCTCGCCAAACTCAAGGAGTGGATCACGGCCGTCAAACTGGAATACAACTACACGAAGGAGGAGATCATCGCCATGTATCTCAACATCGTGCCCTACGGCAGCAACGCCTTCGGTATCAAATCGGCCGCCCAGACCTTTTTCAACAAGCTCCCCTCGGAGGTGAGCGTCGAGGAGGCCGCCCTGCTCGTGGGGGTGGTGAACGCCCCGACCAAGTACAGTCCCGTGCGCAATCCGGAACGGGCGCTGGCCCGCCGTAATACGGTGATCGACCGCATGGAGGCCAACGGCTACCTGACCCGGACCCAGCGCGATTCGCTGAAACAGGTGCCCATCACGCTCGACTATCATCCCATCTCCCACAACATGGGCAGCGGCACCTACTTCCGCGAAATGCTCCGCACGGTGATGACCGCCCGGCGGCCCGAACCTTCGGACTACTACAACGAGTGGGACTACCGGCAGGCCGCCCGGGAGTGGGAGGAGAATCCCCTCTACGGCTGGTGCAACAAGAATATGAAGGCCGACGGAACCCCCTACAACATCTATCGGGACGGTCTGAAAATCTACACCACCATCAACTCCTCCATGCAGCGGTATGCCGAAAAGGCCGTCGCGGAACAGATGTCGAAAGAGGTGCAGCCGGCCATGGAACGGCAGTACAAGCGCACGGGAAAGCTCTTCATCGGCGTGGACAGGGAAGGGGCGGAGAAGATCGTCCGCAGCGCCATGCGGTACACCGACCGCTACCGGACGCTCAAGGCCCGCGGCGCCTCGCAGGCCGAGATCGACAAAGCGTTCGACACCCCGGTGGAAATGCGTGTATTCAGTTACAGGGGCGACATAGATACGGTGATGACTCCGCGCGACTCGATCCTCTACCACAAGCGGATGATGCGGTGTTCGTTCATGGCGCTCGACCCCTCGACGGGCCATCTGAAAGCCTATGTGGGGGGACCCGATTTCCGTTACTTCAAGTACGACATGGTGCGGCAGGGTAAACGGCAGGTGGGTTCGACCATCAAACCCTTCATCTACACCTTCGCCATCGAGCATCTGGGTTTCAACCCCTGCACGCTGGTGCCCAACCTGCCCACCACGATCGAAACGGACACGGGCGACGCCTGGACGCCCAAGGAGGCCGGGAACGTGGTCTACGACGGTGCGCTCAAACCGCTGAAATGGGGACTGGCCAACAGCCGCAACAACTATTCGGCCTGGATCATGAAACAGGCCAAGCAGCCCGTTGCAGTGGCCGATTTCATCCATAAAATGGGTATCCGCAGCTATATCGACCCGGTGTATGCCCTCTGTCTGGGCACGCCCGACGTGTCGCTCTACGAAATGGTGAGCGCCTACGCCACCTTCGCCAACCGGGGCGTCTACACCGATCCGATCTTCGTGACACGGATCGAAGACCGCCACGGCAACCTGATCGCCTCGTTCACGCCCACGTCGAACGACGCCGTCAGCGAACAGACCGCCTACACCATGCTGGGCATGCTCAAGAACGTAGTGAATGCCGGAACGGCCGGCCGTCTGCGCTGGATGTTCAAATTCACGGGCGACATGGGCGGCAAGACCGGTACGTCGCAGAACAACTCGGACGCATGGTTCATCGGCGTAACGCCCAAACTGGTGGCCGGAGCATGGGTGGGAGGAGAAGACCGCAGCGTGCATCTCTACTCGCGGGCCGAAGGTTCGATCATGGCGCTGCCGATCTACGGCAAATTCATGCAGCAGGTCTACGCCGACCCGAAACTGGGCATCAAACAGACCGACACGTTCCCGCTGCCCGTGGGAGCCGTGACCTACGAATGCGACAGCGAAGCGGCCGCGGAACCGGTCCCGCAGGAGGGCGGCGACGAATTTTTCGACTGA